In Pelagicoccus albus, the following are encoded in one genomic region:
- a CDS encoding D-2-hydroxyacid dehydrogenase gives MPLKIYVDFALGPKPLELLKKGVGAHQLLLPSKPAASVLTKPEVDPSFYQADIAFGQPDLEAIDKAESLKWIQINTSGITAFDTPGFREKMEKRSIPVCNSANVYNEACADHLFAFMLAQSRRLVEGLASQAANGSPEWLKLRSDSGSLKGQSALILGYGAIGSRLVELLAPFRMNVTAYRRKARGDEPIPVVGPNELSSELAKADHVINILPDSEATKDFFDAARFSDCKKGSVFYNIGRGTTVDQKALEVALTSGQLKEAWLDVTNPEPLPAEHPLRALANCYITPHIAGGYLGESEGCVQHFLDNLKRFENGETLVNRVM, from the coding sequence ATGCCGCTAAAAATCTACGTCGATTTCGCCTTGGGGCCAAAGCCCTTGGAGCTTCTCAAAAAAGGTGTTGGAGCCCATCAGCTTCTCCTTCCCTCCAAACCAGCAGCGTCCGTTCTGACAAAACCTGAGGTCGATCCCAGCTTTTACCAAGCGGACATAGCCTTCGGTCAGCCGGATCTGGAAGCGATCGACAAAGCGGAATCCTTAAAGTGGATACAAATCAACACGTCCGGAATTACCGCCTTCGATACTCCAGGCTTCAGAGAGAAGATGGAGAAACGGAGCATCCCCGTCTGTAACAGCGCCAACGTTTATAACGAAGCCTGTGCCGACCACCTTTTTGCCTTTATGCTGGCCCAGTCGAGGCGACTCGTAGAAGGGCTCGCCTCCCAAGCCGCTAATGGCTCGCCAGAGTGGCTCAAGCTCCGCAGCGATAGCGGCTCATTGAAGGGACAGTCGGCGTTGATTCTTGGATACGGAGCCATAGGCTCTCGGCTCGTAGAGCTCCTGGCGCCCTTTCGCATGAATGTGACCGCATATCGCCGCAAAGCTCGCGGCGATGAACCAATTCCCGTCGTCGGACCCAATGAACTTTCTAGCGAACTGGCAAAAGCGGACCATGTGATCAACATCCTGCCAGACAGCGAAGCGACCAAGGATTTCTTCGACGCAGCCCGATTCTCAGACTGCAAAAAAGGGAGCGTATTCTACAATATCGGACGCGGCACCACGGTTGACCAGAAAGCGCTGGAGGTAGCATTAACCAGCGGCCAACTCAAAGAGGCCTGGCTCGACGTGACCAATCCAGAACCCTTGCCAGCCGAGCATCCACTCCGAGCCCTCGCGAATTGCTACATCACGCCGCATATCGCGGGCGGTTATCTGGGCGAATCAGAAGGCTGCGTCCAGCATTTCCTGGACAATCTGAAACGATTCGAAAACGGGGAAACGCTGGTCAATCGGGTTATGTAG
- a CDS encoding methyl-accepting chemotaxis protein: MLKNLSIQARLYSLIGVFASLFLIVGLIGLKGASETRSLVDGIEQKSDLDPQTIEQIEQLATSSSTSLKLTSIALVVGLGATCFFVFNLNASITKPLNEVESSLMAMAEQTGAAASLVSTSSQGLADGSSRQASSIQQTAAALSELSDTTSRTAHNANQARSMANETRSAAEEGSSGMSEMIDAMNAIKSSSDNIANIIKTIDEIAFQTNILALNAAVEAARAGEAGAGFAVVADEVRGLAQRCASAAKDTESQIEDSILRSERGVEISSRVGESFENILSKARSVNDLVEEISTASQEQTQSISQINGAVGELNRDIQVNSSTAEEAASTSEELSSQAETMQHTVMELQRILSGKSPAPIKTSTKKKHDSSDSEMDWSEISRQSNRPQEATFFN, encoded by the coding sequence ATGCTCAAGAACCTATCCATCCAAGCTCGCCTTTATTCGCTCATCGGAGTGTTCGCCTCCCTATTCCTCATCGTAGGTTTGATTGGCCTCAAGGGGGCCTCAGAAACACGTTCCCTTGTGGACGGCATCGAGCAAAAAAGCGATTTGGACCCCCAAACCATCGAGCAAATCGAGCAATTAGCCACCTCTTCAAGCACATCGTTGAAGCTCACATCCATCGCCCTTGTGGTAGGTTTAGGCGCCACGTGTTTCTTTGTATTCAATTTGAATGCTTCTATCACCAAGCCACTGAACGAGGTTGAATCCTCCCTGATGGCCATGGCGGAGCAAACCGGAGCGGCCGCCTCTTTGGTCTCGACCTCAAGTCAAGGACTGGCCGACGGATCTAGCCGGCAGGCCTCCTCCATCCAACAAACCGCAGCTGCTCTTTCCGAACTTTCAGACACCACTTCCCGCACTGCTCACAATGCGAACCAAGCTCGGTCTATGGCCAATGAAACTCGATCTGCAGCTGAAGAGGGCTCGAGTGGAATGAGCGAGATGATAGACGCAATGAACGCAATCAAGTCTTCGAGCGACAACATCGCTAACATCATCAAGACTATCGACGAAATCGCTTTCCAAACGAACATCCTCGCCCTGAACGCCGCAGTGGAGGCCGCCCGAGCGGGCGAAGCGGGAGCAGGCTTCGCCGTAGTTGCCGACGAGGTACGAGGCCTGGCCCAACGTTGCGCATCCGCAGCGAAGGACACCGAGTCGCAAATCGAAGATTCCATTCTTCGCTCTGAACGGGGCGTAGAAATTTCGAGCCGCGTCGGGGAATCTTTCGAAAATATCCTGAGCAAAGCTCGAAGCGTAAACGATTTGGTCGAGGAAATCTCCACCGCCAGCCAAGAGCAGACCCAGAGCATCTCTCAAATCAATGGTGCCGTCGGGGAATTGAACCGGGACATTCAGGTGAATTCCTCCACAGCCGAGGAGGCTGCCAGCACCTCTGAAGAGTTGTCCTCCCAAGCGGAGACCATGCAACACACCGTCATGGAGCTGCAAAGAATTTTGAGCGGGAAAAGCCCAGCTCCAATCAAGACTTCGACGAAGAAAAAGCATGACTCTTCTGATTCGGAGATGGATTGGAGTGAAATTTCCCGCCAGTCGAACAGACCCCAAGAAGCAACCTTCTTCAATTAA
- a CDS encoding phosphoadenylyl-sulfate reductase — protein sequence MDAVLDTMDSQEIDLEGASAEERIQWAAEKFGDELIMTTSFGTHSAVMLHLVSSILPDIPVVFIDTGYLFPETYRFAVELTDRLGLNLKKYQAKISAAEQEALFGKLWENGEAGLKQYGLINKVEPMDRAVRELGAKAWLAGLRRSQSSGRSERPIAEKQNKLTKIYPILDWDNRKMHEYLTANKLPYHPLWDEGYVSLGDWHSTSKLMPGMTEEDTRFGGLKRECGLHEISGQADFQI from the coding sequence ATGGACGCAGTACTTGATACAATGGACTCACAAGAAATCGATTTGGAAGGAGCAAGCGCAGAAGAGCGAATCCAGTGGGCAGCGGAGAAATTCGGCGACGAGTTGATCATGACTACCAGCTTCGGGACTCACTCTGCCGTAATGTTGCACCTGGTGAGCTCCATTTTGCCTGATATCCCGGTCGTGTTCATAGATACGGGGTACCTTTTTCCGGAGACCTACCGTTTCGCGGTCGAGTTAACGGATCGTTTGGGGCTTAACCTCAAAAAGTATCAGGCCAAGATTTCCGCTGCGGAACAAGAGGCTCTTTTTGGCAAGCTTTGGGAAAATGGGGAAGCGGGTCTCAAGCAGTATGGATTGATCAACAAGGTCGAGCCCATGGACCGCGCGGTTCGCGAGTTGGGAGCTAAAGCTTGGTTAGCGGGTCTTCGTCGCAGCCAAAGCTCCGGTCGCAGTGAACGTCCGATCGCTGAAAAGCAGAACAAGCTCACCAAGATCTATCCCATCCTGGATTGGGATAATCGGAAGATGCACGAGTACCTGACAGCCAACAAGTTGCCGTACCATCCACTATGGGATGAAGGTTATGTTTCTCTGGGCGACTGGCATAGTACTTCCAAATTGATGCCCGGAATGACTGAGGAAGATACTCGATTTGGCGGCTTAAAACGGGAGTGCGGGCTGCACGAGATATCTGGCCAAGCAGATTTCCAGATCTAG
- the rpmB gene encoding 50S ribosomal protein L28, translating to MARICAITGKRPTTGSIIHRKGQSKKSGGIGTHVTKTTKRKFRPNVQRIRVRLASGQVKRMWVSAKAIKAGLVEKA from the coding sequence ATGGCAAGAATCTGCGCAATTACAGGCAAACGTCCAACCACTGGCTCCATCATCCACCGCAAGGGCCAGTCCAAGAAAAGCGGCGGTATCGGCACGCACGTCACCAAGACGACCAAGCGTAAGTTCCGTCCAAACGTACAACGCATCCGCGTACGTCTTGCTTCCGGGCAAGTGAAACGCATGTGGGTAAGCGCTAAGGCCATCAAGGCTGGACTCGTTGAAAAGGCGTAA
- a CDS encoding SAM-dependent methyltransferase, translated as MTKATEQSSELLTAIGEKANADGFIELPDFIQTALYHPTLGYYCRDKKRVGRESQSDFFTSISLKEAFGEIVLEATLELLKAEGLEAADTHWVELGAEPGGTLFDQDLPHFKSISTIGVGQALEIPEQAVVFSNELFDAQTFRQIRFDGSQWVEFGVRAEDSKFVWAPRKELSEEVLPYVDQLETDLPSGYTIDLPLGANILASRIAKLDWSGVFLAFDYGKVWKAMAADTPQGTARAYKSHQQLPNILEAPGEIDITHHICWDHIEDILQNNRFEKLSLQSQEAFIVRRAPNFLQKAFDPNLPAFSPVRQKLKELMHPAMMGQKFQALTAIRKLAR; from the coding sequence ATGACCAAAGCTACCGAACAGTCCTCCGAACTCTTGACCGCTATTGGAGAGAAGGCGAATGCGGATGGGTTCATTGAACTTCCCGATTTCATCCAAACCGCCCTCTACCACCCGACCTTGGGCTACTACTGCCGTGACAAAAAGCGCGTCGGACGGGAAAGCCAATCCGACTTTTTTACATCGATCAGCCTAAAAGAGGCTTTCGGCGAGATAGTGCTAGAGGCCACGCTTGAGCTACTAAAAGCCGAAGGGCTGGAAGCAGCTGATACGCATTGGGTGGAGCTTGGAGCCGAACCGGGGGGAACCCTATTCGATCAAGATCTGCCGCACTTCAAAAGCATCTCCACTATCGGGGTCGGCCAAGCATTGGAGATCCCAGAGCAAGCGGTTGTTTTTTCCAACGAACTCTTCGACGCCCAAACATTTCGCCAGATTCGCTTCGATGGCTCCCAATGGGTAGAATTTGGAGTTCGGGCAGAGGATTCGAAATTCGTGTGGGCTCCACGAAAGGAGCTAAGCGAGGAAGTTTTGCCCTATGTGGATCAGCTGGAAACGGATTTGCCGTCCGGATATACCATCGACCTTCCCCTCGGAGCTAATATTCTCGCCTCTCGAATCGCCAAGCTCGATTGGTCGGGCGTCTTTCTAGCCTTCGACTACGGCAAAGTCTGGAAAGCGATGGCTGCGGACACACCACAGGGAACGGCGCGTGCTTACAAATCCCACCAGCAGCTCCCTAATATACTAGAGGCGCCGGGCGAGATAGACATCACTCACCACATTTGCTGGGACCACATTGAGGATATTCTTCAAAATAACCGTTTCGAAAAACTCAGCCTGCAAAGCCAGGAAGCATTTATAGTGCGTCGTGCCCCCAATTTCCTCCAGAAAGCCTTCGATCCCAATCTACCTGCCTTTTCGCCCGTTCGCCAAAAGCTGAAAGAATTGATGCACCCGGCCATGATGGGGCAAAAGTTCCAAGCCTTGACTGCGATCCGTAAGCTCGCCAGGTAG
- a CDS encoding CsgG/HfaB family protein — protein MKKALLTLTLGLLPFATSQADFLAYADLNGDLVPLPESLDAIAEKSPMDLIKVQYGEYEGPQTRIGVLPVENSSSTGSYQVNYGNGQSVSYSVGDFNQVPVNGIDAMITDILNNTGRFRIVERQVLDNLLNEQDLGASGRISQPSAAKVGKVLGAKTFIKAVVTSYEPNFKGNKIGLGGITGGALAGVSVGGSKSMVQMAFRLIDAETSEVTFTKQVTVVTSSKSLGFGGGAWGGSGAAGGAFSNFSKAPIGKAMIVAVNVGIYELIKQIGIEPAEGSVIQVANGQVIINLGEDVVSVGDKLQAVSKGEEFIDPETGLSLGSMETVLGELQIAKVQEKFSFAKAIDFDPTTLTRGDKVISTAPVAAIEFGDAWKDNGARDKKNKKWGKKN, from the coding sequence ATGAAAAAAGCTCTACTGACCCTGACTTTGGGCTTGTTGCCATTCGCAACATCTCAAGCAGACTTCCTCGCCTACGCCGACCTTAACGGCGATCTAGTTCCACTTCCAGAATCGCTCGACGCGATTGCCGAAAAGAGCCCCATGGACCTGATCAAGGTTCAGTACGGCGAATACGAAGGCCCTCAAACACGAATCGGTGTGCTTCCGGTCGAAAACTCGTCCTCTACTGGCAGCTACCAAGTCAATTACGGCAACGGACAAAGCGTCAGCTACTCCGTTGGCGATTTCAATCAGGTGCCCGTAAACGGGATCGACGCCATGATCACCGACATCCTCAACAATACGGGTCGTTTCCGCATCGTTGAGCGCCAAGTCCTAGACAACCTTCTGAACGAGCAGGATCTCGGAGCTTCCGGCCGCATTTCTCAACCTTCAGCCGCAAAAGTGGGTAAGGTTTTGGGCGCCAAAACCTTCATCAAAGCGGTCGTCACCTCCTACGAGCCAAACTTCAAGGGCAACAAGATTGGATTGGGCGGCATTACTGGCGGAGCGCTCGCAGGTGTCAGCGTTGGCGGTTCCAAATCCATGGTCCAAATGGCTTTCCGTCTCATCGACGCGGAGACGAGTGAGGTCACCTTCACCAAGCAAGTAACCGTGGTGACCTCCTCCAAGTCTCTTGGATTCGGCGGAGGAGCTTGGGGCGGCAGCGGCGCTGCGGGGGGAGCTTTCAGCAACTTCTCTAAGGCTCCCATCGGAAAAGCGATGATCGTAGCCGTAAACGTCGGTATCTACGAGCTGATCAAGCAAATCGGAATCGAACCAGCCGAGGGCTCTGTTATTCAGGTAGCCAACGGCCAAGTAATCATCAATCTTGGCGAAGACGTCGTTTCCGTCGGAGACAAACTACAAGCAGTTTCCAAAGGTGAAGAATTTATCGACCCGGAGACAGGCCTCTCTCTCGGTTCTATGGAGACCGTTCTAGGCGAGCTTCAAATAGCCAAAGTCCAAGAGAAGTTCAGTTTCGCCAAGGCGATCGACTTCGATCCGACTACCCTAACCCGTGGAGACAAGGTGATATCCACTGCACCTGTAGCGGCTATCGAATTTGGCGATGCTTGGAAGGATAACGGAGCCCGCGATAAGAAAAACAAAAAGTGGGGAAAGAAAAACTAG
- the tsaD gene encoding tRNA (adenosine(37)-N6)-threonylcarbamoyltransferase complex transferase subunit TsaD, which yields MILAIESSCDESALALFERGVGIKGEWISSQVSLHAEYGGVVPDLASREHLNNFAPLLETARKEMGFEGVSEIAVTTGPGLAACLAMGLAVANSLSLAWKVPVFGVNHLRAHAHSPFVSVYEENPAEFDSHLADDLLPHLSLIVSGGNTILAKISKDRSLTILGQTIDDAAGEALDKGAKLLALGYPGGPKLEKLAQGGDAKAYRFPRGLVDKPHLDFSFSGLKTSLRYQVEKMGVEAAESDIKNLCASYQEAVVDALIRKADKALKRGGFKSIGLSGGVSNNGVLRQRFEALGKRRRVASLLAKRCHTGDNAGMIAFSHVFENRIRSAGSLDIAPSLQLDAIV from the coding sequence ATGATTTTAGCGATTGAGAGTTCTTGTGACGAATCGGCACTCGCCCTTTTCGAGCGAGGCGTCGGCATCAAAGGGGAATGGATAAGCAGCCAAGTGTCCTTGCATGCCGAATACGGCGGGGTCGTTCCGGATCTAGCCAGTCGCGAACACCTAAACAATTTCGCTCCGCTACTGGAAACAGCTCGCAAGGAAATGGGCTTTGAAGGCGTATCCGAAATTGCAGTGACCACGGGGCCCGGTCTAGCAGCCTGCCTCGCAATGGGGTTGGCCGTGGCGAATTCTCTGTCGCTCGCTTGGAAGGTGCCAGTCTTCGGAGTGAATCATTTAAGGGCTCATGCTCATTCTCCGTTTGTGTCGGTTTACGAGGAGAATCCGGCTGAGTTCGATTCTCATTTGGCGGATGATCTTTTGCCGCACCTTTCTTTGATCGTTTCGGGTGGAAATACGATTTTGGCAAAGATTTCGAAGGATCGCTCTCTCACGATCCTAGGCCAGACGATAGACGATGCGGCGGGAGAAGCCCTCGATAAAGGGGCTAAACTGTTGGCTCTCGGTTATCCGGGCGGCCCAAAACTCGAGAAGCTCGCTCAGGGTGGCGATGCGAAGGCTTATCGTTTTCCGAGAGGCTTAGTAGATAAGCCGCATTTGGATTTTAGCTTTTCCGGACTGAAGACCAGTCTTCGGTACCAGGTCGAAAAGATGGGCGTCGAGGCAGCGGAGTCCGATATTAAGAACCTTTGCGCATCTTATCAGGAAGCCGTAGTTGATGCTTTGATACGAAAGGCGGACAAGGCTCTGAAACGAGGTGGATTCAAGAGCATTGGCCTCTCCGGAGGCGTTTCGAACAATGGTGTATTGCGACAGCGGTTTGAAGCCCTTGGGAAAAGGCGTCGTGTCGCTAGCCTATTAGCCAAGCGTTGCCACACGGGCGACAATGCGGGTATGATCGCCTTTAGCCACGTGTTCGAAAATCGAATACGTAGTGCTGGCTCTCTCGACATCGCGCCGAGTTTGCAACTCGACGCTATCGTCTAG
- a CDS encoding isochorismatase family protein gives MQLNRKVRPEILDSVALLVIDAQDSFIDTISDKEGFLKRTAFAIEAARCLKLNTIFTEQAPEKLGRTNSDLYKLAYKPRVFSKQTFSALGAQGIERYLREKEIYNLLVVGLEIPICVYQTGLQATDEDIDITLLSDCLGSRRVEDEAPTLSALTRMGCQLLPSETVFYSLLSDTQNPYFRPFTQIVKAFSADEFSLEKYLETRPPEVDETPERPKKQNSDRSQRDGNKEGQADNRSPKPHENQHGNNQGEDQEERRGRKRSRRRRGRDRDRKDQNGERKQDQSSESPRGEGQSPSPEKRDQATKSEQEEKPVSKQPEKKKPEKPADAEKAPSPKSEPTPVAPEAKPAKKAAKKAAKKAAKKAAKKAAKKVAKKAAKKVAKKVAKEPASEVPPAE, from the coding sequence ATGCAACTAAACCGCAAGGTTCGCCCTGAAATCCTCGACTCTGTAGCGCTCCTCGTAATCGACGCTCAAGACAGCTTCATTGACACCATCAGCGACAAGGAAGGATTCCTAAAACGCACCGCTTTCGCCATCGAAGCTGCCCGCTGCCTGAAGCTGAATACCATTTTCACCGAGCAGGCCCCCGAAAAGTTGGGTCGTACCAACAGCGACCTTTACAAGCTGGCCTACAAGCCACGCGTATTCTCCAAGCAAACGTTCTCTGCTCTCGGAGCCCAAGGCATCGAGCGCTACCTGCGCGAAAAAGAAATCTACAATCTTTTGGTAGTGGGTCTCGAAATCCCCATCTGCGTGTACCAGACTGGACTACAGGCCACCGATGAAGACATCGACATCACCTTGCTAAGCGACTGCCTCGGATCTCGCCGCGTAGAAGACGAAGCCCCTACCCTATCCGCATTGACCCGAATGGGCTGCCAGCTCCTCCCTTCGGAAACCGTCTTCTACTCTCTTCTTTCCGATACGCAAAATCCCTACTTCCGCCCCTTCACTCAAATAGTGAAGGCATTTTCAGCGGACGAGTTCTCTCTCGAAAAGTACTTGGAAACCCGCCCGCCCGAAGTGGACGAAACGCCGGAACGCCCTAAAAAGCAAAATAGCGATCGGTCGCAACGGGATGGGAATAAAGAGGGTCAAGCAGACAACCGTTCCCCCAAGCCCCACGAAAACCAGCACGGAAACAATCAAGGCGAAGACCAGGAAGAGCGACGCGGACGGAAGCGCAGTCGCCGCCGCCGCGGTCGTGACAGAGATCGTAAAGATCAGAATGGCGAGCGTAAGCAAGACCAGTCCAGTGAATCGCCTAGAGGTGAAGGACAATCTCCCTCTCCAGAAAAACGAGATCAGGCGACCAAGTCCGAGCAGGAGGAAAAACCCGTTTCGAAACAGCCAGAGAAAAAGAAGCCTGAGAAACCAGCGGATGCGGAAAAAGCCCCTTCACCCAAAAGCGAGCCAACTCCGGTAGCCCCTGAAGCGAAGCCTGCTAAAAAAGCGGCCAAGAAAGCAGCTAAAAAGGCTGCCAAAAAAGCCGCCAAGAAAGCGGCCAAAAAGGTCGCCAAGAAAGCAGCCAAAAAGGTTGCCAAGAAAGTCGCGAAAGAGCCAGCTAGCGAAGTACCGCCGGCTGAATAG